The Clostridioides sp. ES-S-0010-02 genome window below encodes:
- a CDS encoding FAD-binding protein: protein MSKIVVNQDKITDLKRVLEICPFGAIEEKSGKVEISAGCKMCKLCVKSGPKGAFEFIESNKAKINKDEWKGVAVYVEHHNGNIHPVTYELIGKARKMASKIKQPVYCVFVGKDIKDKCKNLISYGIDEVFVYDEDEFKEFRIEPYAKAIENFINKIKPTIMLVGGTTLGRSLAPRLAARFKTGLTADCTILDVQSNTDLDQIRPAFGGNIMAHINTPNNRPQFATVRYKIFSAPEKVENATGKITLCEIEKKELKSKIKVLSVKEKNKEVGLEEAEVIVVASRAIKKQEDMDMIYKLADKLNAQVAGTRPIIEAGWIDAKKQIGLSGRTVKPKLIITCGVSGAVQFVAGMQGADYIVAINKDDKAPILDVAHLALIGDIYDIIPKLIKKIENKKNDKQIYVASAAE from the coding sequence ATGTCAAAAATAGTTGTAAATCAAGATAAAATAACTGATTTAAAAAGAGTACTAGAAATTTGTCCTTTTGGTGCTATAGAAGAAAAATCAGGTAAGGTAGAAATAAGTGCTGGCTGTAAGATGTGCAAATTGTGTGTCAAAAGTGGACCCAAAGGTGCATTTGAATTTATAGAAAGTAATAAAGCAAAAATAAATAAGGATGAATGGAAGGGAGTGGCAGTATATGTAGAACATCATAATGGAAATATACATCCTGTAACATATGAACTTATAGGAAAAGCTCGCAAAATGGCATCAAAAATAAAGCAACCTGTATATTGTGTATTTGTAGGAAAAGATATAAAAGATAAATGTAAGAATCTTATCTCCTATGGTATTGATGAAGTATTTGTATACGATGAAGATGAATTTAAAGAATTTAGGATAGAACCATATGCAAAGGCAATAGAAAACTTTATAAATAAAATAAAACCAACAATAATGTTGGTTGGTGGAACTACATTAGGTAGGTCATTAGCTCCAAGGCTTGCTGCTAGATTTAAAACAGGGCTTACAGCAGATTGTACAATACTTGATGTGCAATCAAACACTGATTTAGACCAGATAAGACCAGCATTTGGTGGAAATATAATGGCTCACATAAATACACCCAATAATAGACCTCAATTTGCCACTGTAAGATATAAAATATTTTCAGCTCCAGAAAAGGTAGAAAATGCTACAGGAAAAATAACTTTATGTGAAATAGAAAAAAAAGAATTAAAATCTAAGATTAAAGTACTAAGTGTAAAAGAAAAAAATAAAGAAGTTGGTCTTGAAGAAGCAGAAGTAATAGTAGTTGCAAGTAGAGCAATAAAGAAACAGGAAGATATGGATATGATATATAAATTAGCTGACAAGTTAAATGCTCAAGTAGCAGGAACAAGACCAATTATAGAAGCGGGTTGGATAGATGCTAAAAAACAAATAGGTCTTAGTGGTAGAACTGTAAAGCCTAAATTAATAATAACTTGTGGTGTATCTGGAGCTGTTCAATTTGTTGCAGGAATGCAAGGAGCTGATTATATAGTAGCTATAAATAAAGATGATAAGGCACCTATACTTGATGTAGCACACTTAGCTTTAATAGGAGATATTTATGATATTATTCCTAAATTGATAAAAAAAATAGAAAATAAAAAAAATGATAAGCAAATATATGTGGCATCAGCAGCTGAATAG
- a CDS encoding electron transfer flavoprotein subunit beta/FixA family protein yields the protein MEILTCIKQVPGTTTVEVDESTGVLKRDGVDSKMNPYDLYALETALRIKNDIKANLKVLTMGPPQAKKVIEESFMMGADEGALISDRRFGGADVLATSYTISQGIKKMGRVDLIICGKQTTDGDTAQVGPEVAEFLDIPHVTNVTKLIEIKEKSIVVEIDMPNDLQVCEIEYPCLITVEKDIFQPRLPSFKLKLETKERKIPVYSLDDFEDKDEDNYGLNGSPTQVVRIFPPKPNTDKNIMRGNPEELSSVLINKLEELKLV from the coding sequence ATGGAAATTTTGACATGTATTAAACAAGTACCTGGGACAACCACAGTAGAGGTTGATGAATCCACAGGTGTATTGAAAAGAGATGGAGTAGATTCAAAAATGAATCCTTATGATTTATATGCTTTAGAAACAGCACTTAGAATAAAAAACGACATAAAAGCTAATTTAAAAGTACTTACTATGGGTCCTCCGCAAGCAAAGAAGGTAATAGAAGAGAGTTTTATGATGGGGGCAGATGAAGGAGCTTTAATAAGCGATAGAAGATTTGGAGGGGCAGATGTCTTGGCAACTTCTTACACTATATCGCAAGGTATTAAAAAAATGGGTAGAGTAGACTTAATAATTTGTGGAAAACAAACTACTGATGGTGATACAGCGCAGGTTGGACCTGAAGTAGCCGAGTTTTTAGATATACCTCATGTAACTAATGTTACAAAATTAATTGAAATCAAAGAGAAAAGCATAGTTGTTGAAATAGATATGCCAAATGATTTACAAGTATGTGAAATTGAGTATCCTTGTTTGATAACAGTAGAAAAAGATATTTTTCAACCAAGATTGCCTTCATTTAAGTTAAAGTTAGAAACTAAAGAAAGAAAAATACCTGTGTACAGTTTAGATGATTTTGAAGATAAGGACGAAGATAATTATGGATTAAATGGTTCCCCTACTCAAGTTGTAAGAATATTTCCTCCTAAGCCAAATACAGATAAAAATATTATGAGAGGAAATCCAGAAGAGTTAAGTTCTGTGCTTATAAATAAATTAGAGGAATTAAAATTAGTCTAA
- the larA gene encoding nickel-dependent lactate racemase, with protein sequence MVKLKVPYSKQGMILEIPNKRFLGVLESKSDNYVEHKTQEEIVEESMNNPIGSLSLEELVKGKKNVVIITSDHTRPVPSKVTMPILLRRIRKANPKIDVKIIIATGFHRPSTREELVYKMGEEIVDNEEIIMHISTDDEAMCKVGVLPSGGDLYINKLAYDAELLIAEGFIEPHFFAGFSGGRKSVLPGIASAKTIMYNHCSDFIDSDNSRTGKLKNNPIHEDMVYAAKVAKLAFILNVVIDKEKKVIASFAGDVEKAHTRGCEFVTELSKVNSIKSDIVVSTNGGYPLDQNIYQAVKGMTAAEATCKEGGVIIMIAACNDGHGGQSFYENVANADSPKKLLEKIRSVDRCDTIPDQWEFQILARILSKYTVIMVTDKCSPEMINKMHMKHAFNFKDALEMATNIVGEDSKVTVIPDGVSVIVK encoded by the coding sequence ATGGTAAAGTTAAAAGTACCTTATTCAAAGCAAGGAATGATTTTAGAAATACCTAACAAACGTTTTCTTGGTGTCTTGGAATCAAAATCGGATAATTATGTAGAACATAAGACACAAGAAGAAATAGTTGAAGAATCTATGAATAATCCAATAGGCTCTTTATCATTGGAAGAGTTAGTTAAAGGAAAAAAGAATGTAGTCATAATTACAAGTGACCATACAAGACCTGTTCCAAGTAAAGTAACTATGCCAATTCTTTTAAGAAGAATTAGGAAAGCTAATCCTAAAATTGATGTGAAAATTATAATAGCAACTGGTTTTCATAGGCCAAGTACAAGAGAAGAATTAGTTTATAAGATGGGAGAAGAAATTGTAGATAATGAAGAAATAATCATGCATATATCTACTGATGATGAAGCTATGTGCAAGGTGGGTGTATTACCTTCAGGTGGGGATTTATATATAAATAAACTTGCATATGATGCAGAACTTTTAATCGCAGAAGGTTTTATAGAACCACACTTTTTTGCAGGTTTCTCAGGAGGAAGAAAAAGTGTACTTCCAGGAATAGCCTCTGCAAAGACTATAATGTATAACCATTGTAGTGATTTTATAGATAGTGACAATTCGAGAACTGGAAAATTAAAAAATAATCCTATTCATGAAGATATGGTATATGCAGCTAAGGTTGCCAAACTAGCATTTATATTGAATGTTGTAATAGATAAAGAGAAAAAAGTAATAGCATCATTTGCTGGTGATGTCGAAAAAGCACATACCCGAGGTTGTGAATTTGTAACAGAACTCTCAAAAGTAAATTCCATAAAGTCTGATATTGTAGTGAGTACAAATGGTGGATACCCATTAGACCAAAATATTTATCAAGCAGTTAAGGGTATGACAGCAGCAGAGGCTACCTGTAAAGAAGGTGGAGTAATAATAATGATTGCAGCATGTAATGATGGTCATGGAGGTCAATCCTTTTATGAAAATGTAGCAAATGCAGATTCTCCAAAAAAACTTTTAGAAAAAATTAGAAGTGTTGACAGATGTGATACAATTCCAGACCAATGGGAATTTCAAATATTAGCAAGAATACTATCTAAGTATACTGTAATAATGGTAACAGATAAGTGTAGTCCTGAAATGATAAATAAAATGCATATGAAACATGCATTTAATTTTAAGGATGCTTTAGAGATGGCTACTAATATAGTCGGTGAAGATAGTAAAGTTACAGTTATACCTGATGGAGTATCAGTGATAGTTAAATAA